A genome region from Neoarius graeffei isolate fNeoGra1 chromosome 21, fNeoGra1.pri, whole genome shotgun sequence includes the following:
- the LOC132870023 gene encoding calcium-binding and coiled-coil domain-containing protein 1-like, with the protein MTLTDIKESLKGSLAEAERKNEQMMEFNVQLENEKSDLMHTVHELRGKVSQLMEMFCDIDMTCGTIKQDHEQMREAYRILKSQYEEVLKQQDASLMECAQEWEAQNILKLKCDQMKVSLAEAVKKYEQVMESNAQQKDENYDLMYQANTLQDSVQQLKMELSESCRKFDEVKRECEKELEVYHMLQSQNDELKMLLNHNEELVKITLAEAERKYKQVMESNAQPEKEKSELMYHLHRFSVAAGGNMIR; encoded by the exons ATGACTTTAACAGACATCAAGGAGTCACTAAAA GGCTCTCTGGCTGAAGCGGAGAGGAAAAATGAGCAGATGATGGAGTTCAATGTTCAGCTAGAGAACGAGAAGTCAGACCTGATGCACACTGTACACGAACTGAGAGGCAAAGTATCTCAGTTGATGGAAATGTTCTGTGACATAGACATGACTTGTGGCACAATAAAGCAG GATCATGAGCAAATGAGGGAGGCTTACAGAATTCTAAAGTCACAGTATGAAGAAGTGTTAAAACAACAAGATGCGTCCCTAATG GAGTGTGCACAAGAGTGGGAGGCTCAAAATATCCTGAAGTTGAAGTGTGATCAAATGAAG GTCTCTCTGGCTGAAGCTGTGAAGAAATATGAGCAGGTGATGGAGTCAAATGCTCAGCAAAAGGATGAGAACTATGACCTGATGTACCAGGCGAACACACTGCAAGACTCAGTGCAGCAGCTCAAGATGGAGCTCTCTGAATCATGCAGGAAGTTTGACGAGGTAAAAAGG GAGTGTGAGAAAGAACTGGAAGTTTACCATATGCTGCAGTCACAGAATGATGAGTTGAAGATGTTGTTAAATCATAACGAGGAGTTAGTAAAG ATCACTCTGGCTGAAGCCGAGAGGAAATATAAGCAGGTGATGGAATCTAATGCTCAACCGGAGAAAGAAAAGTCAGAGCTGATGTACCACCTACACAGGTTCAGTGTTGCAGCTGGAGGAAATATGATTCGATGA